The proteins below come from a single Tachysurus fulvidraco isolate hzauxx_2018 chromosome 26, HZAU_PFXX_2.0, whole genome shotgun sequence genomic window:
- the gfm2 gene encoding ribosome-releasing factor 2, mitochondrial isoform X1, with protein sequence MLLAVRFSFLHGRVRHCLSSQALGTQWKRSYSFPQDDVKSPRAVVNPDISKIRNIGIMAHIDAGKTTTTERMLYYSGYTRALGDVDDGDTVTDYMAQERERGITIQSAAVTFDWKEHRINLIDTPGHVDFTLEVERALRVLDGAVAVFDASAGVEAQTMTVWRQAEKHNIPCVCFLNKMDKPGASMSYSVESIKMKLRANPIVLQLPVGSGKGFIGLVDLITRQQMTWRGTSLADNGRAFETRSLQPTDDPQFLEEVNQARATLIEQVADLDDEFAELLLGEYGDNFDSVPAGKLQEALRRVTTSRKGVPVLCGSSLKNKGVQPLLDAITAYLPAPDERNHDLVRWYKDDLCALAFKVVHDKQRGPLVFLRIYSGSMKPQTAVYNINRNGTERMSRLLLPFADQHIEIPSVSAGNIALAVGLKQTVTGDTIVSSKASASAAVRRAHNKAEGKRTSSREPQNSLLLAGVEVPEPVFFCSIEPPSMAKQADLEHALNCLQREDPSLKVRTDPDSGQTVLCGMGELHIEILHDRIRREYKLETHLGPLQVAYRETINQSVTTTDTLDRTLGEKRHIASVELTVSPWEACAPGTSSCHMTYDEEVEAQISADIKAAVDSGVQSAYLQGPVLGYPVQGVLTEIHSVCVEPGTSLAMVSACVSRCMLKGLKQADGQVLEPVMSLEVTVDEEYLSSVLGDLAQRRGTVRDIQSRHDSKVLLAIVPLAEMMGYSTALRTLTSGNATFSLELASYEPMNPQDQNALLNKMAGLA encoded by the exons ATGCTGCTTGCAGTGAGGTTCAGCTTCCTTCATGGG CGTGTGAGACACTGTTTATCATCTCAAGCACTGGGTACACAATGGAAAAGGAGCTACAGTTTCCCTCAAG ACGATGTTAAGTCGCCTCGAGCAGTGGTCAACCCGGACATCTCAAA AATCCGTAACATCGGCATCATGGCCCACATCGATGCCGGGAAAACCACCACCACGGAGAGGATGCTCTATTATTCTGGGTACACACGTGCTCTTGGCG ATGTGGATGATGGAGACACTGTGACTGATTATATGGCCCAGGAGAGAGAGCGTGGAATTACAATCCAATCAGCTGCAGTCACCTTCGACTGGAAAGAGCACAGAATTAACCTCATTGACACGCCAG GCCATGTAGACTTTACTCTGGAAGTTGAGAGAGCTCTGCGTGTGCTGGACGGAGCAGTGGCTGTGTTTGATGCCTCAGCCGGAGTGGAg GCGCAAACCATGACCGTGTGGCGACAGGCAGAGAAACACAACATCCCCTGTGTGTGCTTCCTAAATAAGATGGATAAACCTGGAGCCAG CATGAGTTACTCTGTAGAAAGCATCAAGATGAAACTGAGGGCCAACCCCATAGTCCTTCAA CTTCCCGTCGGCTCTGGAAAGGGATTTATCGGATTGGTGGATTTGATCACCAGGCAGCAAATGACGTGGCGGGGAACGTCGTTGGCCGATAACGGGCGGGCTTTTGAGACGAGATCACTCCAGCCCACAGACGACCCACAATTCCTAGAGGAAGTCAATCAAGCCAGAGCAACTCTTATAGAACAG GTTGCAGATTTGGATGACGAATTTGCTGAGCTGCTCCTTGGAGAATATGGTGACAACTTTGACTCGGTGCCTGCTGGGAAA ttgcaGGAGGCGCTGAGGCGAGTGACGACGTCTCGTAAAGGAGTGCCGGTGCTGTGTGGAAGTTCACTGAAGAATAAAGGAGTTCAGCCTCTACTAGACGCCATCACAGCATACCTCCCTGCTCCTGACGAAAGGAACCACGACCTGGT acgCTGGTACAAGGATGACTTATGTGCTCTGGCGTTTAAAGTGGTCCATGACAAGCAGAGAGGTCCTCTGGTTTTCTTGAGAATCTACTCCGGCTCTATGAAACCGCAGACAGCAGTGTACAATATCAACCGTAACGGAAC agagagaatgagtcgTCTCCTGCTGCCGTTTGCAGATCAGCACATCGAAATCCCCTCTGTGTCTGCAGGGAACATCGCCCTCGCTGTGGGACTCAAACAG ACGGTGACGGGTGACACCATCGTCTCGTCTAAAGCCTCAGCATCGGCCGCGGTGCGCCGGGCGCACAACAAGGCAGAGGGGAAGAGAACGTCTAGCCGAGAGCCGCAGAACAGTCTGCTACTTGCTGGGGTTGAGGTGCCTGAACCCGTCTTCTTCTGCTCTATAGAGCCTCCTTCCATGGCCAAGCAAGCAG ATCTTGAGCATGCTCTGAACTGCCTCCAGAGGGAAGACCCCAGTCTGAAAGTCAGGACAGACCCAGACTCTGGACAG ACAGTTCTGTGTGGTATGGGAGAGCTTCACATCGAGATTCTGCACGATCGCATTCGGAGGGAATACAAACTCGAAACGCACTTGGGGCCTCTACAGGTTGCCTACAGAGAGACCATTAACCAATCAGTAACCACGACAG ACACTCTGGATCGCACGCTGGGTGAAAAGAGGCACATTGCGAGCGTAGAGCTGACCGTGAGTCCCTGGGAAGCGTGCGCTCCAGGCACGTCGTCATGTCACATGACTTATGATGAGGAAGTAGAAGCACAAATCTCTGCTGACATTAAAGCGGCGGTGGACAGTGGCGTTCAGAGTGCCTATCTCCAGG GTCCCGTACTGGGTTACCCTGTGCAGGGGGTTCTCACCGAgatccacagtgtgtgtgtggaaccaGGTACCTCTCTGGCCATGGTGTCAGCCTGTGTGTCTCGCTGCATGCTTAAG gggctGAAACAGGCTGACGGGCAAGTCTTAGAGCCTGTGATGTCATTAGAGGTGACCGTGGATGAGGAGTACCTGAGCTCTGTGCTTGGTGACCTCGCTCAGCGCAGAGGAACAGTCCGAGACATCCAGAGCCGCCATGACAGCAAAGTACTTTTGGCTATTGTACCTCTTGCTGAGATGATG GGTTATTCCACTGCACTACGCACTTTGACCTCAGGAAATGCCACCTTCTCACTCGAGCTGGCCAGCTACGAACCCATGAACCCTCAGGACCAGAATGCGCTGCTCAACAAGATGGCTGGACTGGCATGA
- the gfm2 gene encoding ribosome-releasing factor 2, mitochondrial isoform X2 — MLLAVRFSFLHGRVRHCLSSQALGTQWKRSYSFPQDDVKSPRAVVNPDISKIRNIGIMAHIDAGKTTTTERMLYYSGYTRALGDVDDGDTVTDYMAQERERGITIQSAAVTFDWKEHRINLIDTPGHVDFTLEVERALRVLDGAVAVFDASAGVEAQTMTVWRQAEKHNIPCVCFLNKMDKPGASMSYSVESIKMKLRANPIVLQLPVGSGKGFIGLVDLITRQQMTWRGTSLADNGRAFETRSLQPTDDPQFLEEVNQARATLIEQVADLDDEFAELLLGEYGDNFDSVPAGKLQEALRRVTTSRKGVPVLCGSSLKNKGVQPLLDAITAYLPAPDERNHDLVRWYKDDLCALAFKVVHDKQRGPLVFLRIYSGSMKPQTAVYNINRNGTERMSRLLLPFADQHIEIPSVSAGNIALAVGLKQTVTGDTIVSSKASASAAVRRAHNKAEGKRTSSREPQNSLLLAGVEVPEPVFFCSIEPPSMAKQADLEHALNCLQREDPSLKVRTDPDSGQTVLCGMGELHIEILHDRIRREYKLETHLGPLQVAYRETINQSVTTTALLTTELMSKPEGSVARKNFL; from the exons ATGCTGCTTGCAGTGAGGTTCAGCTTCCTTCATGGG CGTGTGAGACACTGTTTATCATCTCAAGCACTGGGTACACAATGGAAAAGGAGCTACAGTTTCCCTCAAG ACGATGTTAAGTCGCCTCGAGCAGTGGTCAACCCGGACATCTCAAA AATCCGTAACATCGGCATCATGGCCCACATCGATGCCGGGAAAACCACCACCACGGAGAGGATGCTCTATTATTCTGGGTACACACGTGCTCTTGGCG ATGTGGATGATGGAGACACTGTGACTGATTATATGGCCCAGGAGAGAGAGCGTGGAATTACAATCCAATCAGCTGCAGTCACCTTCGACTGGAAAGAGCACAGAATTAACCTCATTGACACGCCAG GCCATGTAGACTTTACTCTGGAAGTTGAGAGAGCTCTGCGTGTGCTGGACGGAGCAGTGGCTGTGTTTGATGCCTCAGCCGGAGTGGAg GCGCAAACCATGACCGTGTGGCGACAGGCAGAGAAACACAACATCCCCTGTGTGTGCTTCCTAAATAAGATGGATAAACCTGGAGCCAG CATGAGTTACTCTGTAGAAAGCATCAAGATGAAACTGAGGGCCAACCCCATAGTCCTTCAA CTTCCCGTCGGCTCTGGAAAGGGATTTATCGGATTGGTGGATTTGATCACCAGGCAGCAAATGACGTGGCGGGGAACGTCGTTGGCCGATAACGGGCGGGCTTTTGAGACGAGATCACTCCAGCCCACAGACGACCCACAATTCCTAGAGGAAGTCAATCAAGCCAGAGCAACTCTTATAGAACAG GTTGCAGATTTGGATGACGAATTTGCTGAGCTGCTCCTTGGAGAATATGGTGACAACTTTGACTCGGTGCCTGCTGGGAAA ttgcaGGAGGCGCTGAGGCGAGTGACGACGTCTCGTAAAGGAGTGCCGGTGCTGTGTGGAAGTTCACTGAAGAATAAAGGAGTTCAGCCTCTACTAGACGCCATCACAGCATACCTCCCTGCTCCTGACGAAAGGAACCACGACCTGGT acgCTGGTACAAGGATGACTTATGTGCTCTGGCGTTTAAAGTGGTCCATGACAAGCAGAGAGGTCCTCTGGTTTTCTTGAGAATCTACTCCGGCTCTATGAAACCGCAGACAGCAGTGTACAATATCAACCGTAACGGAAC agagagaatgagtcgTCTCCTGCTGCCGTTTGCAGATCAGCACATCGAAATCCCCTCTGTGTCTGCAGGGAACATCGCCCTCGCTGTGGGACTCAAACAG ACGGTGACGGGTGACACCATCGTCTCGTCTAAAGCCTCAGCATCGGCCGCGGTGCGCCGGGCGCACAACAAGGCAGAGGGGAAGAGAACGTCTAGCCGAGAGCCGCAGAACAGTCTGCTACTTGCTGGGGTTGAGGTGCCTGAACCCGTCTTCTTCTGCTCTATAGAGCCTCCTTCCATGGCCAAGCAAGCAG ATCTTGAGCATGCTCTGAACTGCCTCCAGAGGGAAGACCCCAGTCTGAAAGTCAGGACAGACCCAGACTCTGGACAG ACAGTTCTGTGTGGTATGGGAGAGCTTCACATCGAGATTCTGCACGATCGCATTCGGAGGGAATACAAACTCGAAACGCACTTGGGGCCTCTACAGGTTGCCTACAGAGAGACCATTAACCAATCAGTAACCACGACAG cgcttttaacaacagaGTTAATGAGCAAGCCCGAGGGAAgcgtggcaaggaaaaacttcctttag